The Methanobacterium sp. genomic interval GTAAAGGAAACCGGTGATATATTTGACACCACCAGCGAAGAAGTAGCAGAAGAAGCTGGTCTTAAAACCGAAAATAAAACTTACGGCCCAATTCCAATTGCAGTAGGTGTAGGGCATGTTCTTAAAGGGCTTGACAGTGGATTAACAGGAATGGAAGCAGGTGAAAAGAAGACAATTGAAGTAAAACCTGAAGATGCATTTGGAGCAAGAGATCCAAAAGCGATACAACTCATACCAATGAGTGAATTCAAAAGACAAAATGTCAGGCCACAGGTAGGCATGAACATCACATTAGAAGGGCATAACGGTAAAATAAGAAGTATAAGTGGCGGTAGAGTAACAGTTGACTTTAACCATGAGCTTGCAGGAAAAACACTTGTATATGACGTGGAAGTTAAGGAAATAATTGAAGATGACCTTGAAAAAGTTTATGGAATTATAGAACTTCAGTACCCTAACCCTAATATCGCCCCAAAAGACCATGAAGTCAAAATAGAAGATGGAAAGGTAATGATATACCTCAATGAAATGGCCAAATTCGATAATCAAATCACATACGCCAAATTCAGAATTGCAAGGGATATATGGGACAATATGGGAATAAATAGAGTCGAATTCGTGGATGTATTCGAGAAAAAAGTGGCTGAAGAAGAAACAGAAGCCGAAGAAGAATAAACATCTTACTTTTTTAATAGGATTAAATAACCTTTAATCCTCTTTATATCTCTTTAAATAAAATTATTTTAATTCTTTGAATAAACTTTAATCAAGCATATTTGCCCGGAATTGACCTTTTTGACAGTTTAACTGGCAATGTAAAGTAAAATATTGAACCTTTTTCTAATTCTGATTCAACCCATATTTGGCCTCCATGACTTTCTATAATTCTTTTTACAATTGCTAATCCTATTCCTGTCCCTTCGTATTCCCCAATAGGATGTAATCGTTTGAATACTTCGAATATTTTATCAGTATATTCAGTTTCCATTCCTATTCCATTATCCTCAACTGAAAAAACATATTCATTATTCTCTCTTCGTGCTGAAATATGGATTCTGGATGGAAAATGGGGTTTTTTAAATTTAATAGCATTACTGATAAGGTTTTGAAACACCCTGACCATTTGATTAGGGTCAGCAATGACATAGGGTAAATCATCATAAGTGACTTCAGCATTAAACTCATTAATAACTAATTTTAAATTGCATAGGGCTCTTTGGAGCATAATTTTTATGAAATAAACATTTATTTGGGGTAATGAAAGAAAAAACTATATAAATTATTTATAAAATTTAATCCACACATTGGGGTAACGTTACCCATTTAAACCAAAAATATTCAAAGGACTTTATTAATCCTACAAATTCATCAAAATTAGCAGGTTTAGTTAGATATGCGCTTGCATAATTGCTATAAGAGTTTTTAATATCATTTTCATCACGGATGTTGTTAGAATGACTACAGGTATTGATTTTAAATTTTCATGCTGCTTAATTTCTTTAAGTATCTCTCTACCGTCCTTTTTAGGCAATTAAATCCAATATTATAATTGGAGGACAATTTCTATCTTTATATTTGCCCTTTTTATTTAAATAATCCATTGCTTCTTCTCCGTCCTTTGCTATAGTTAAATCTTTTTTTATTGTAAATCCATCAAAAACTTCTACTATTAAACGTTCATCAGCAGGATTATCCTCAAACAGTAATATTTCAATGTTACCTGTGTTATTGTCCAATATATTCACATGTAACCATAAGTAAGTAATAATAATATTATTTATTTTATTACTATATATTACTTTTCAAACGCTCTTGCTCAAACCCTATTAAACAATTCAATCATTAGATATACTCAGGTGAAAGCAAATGGACGTGATTGATTCAAGGGTTCGAAAATGTGAGGATGTGTCCACAGTCATCGATAAGAAGATGAGAACAAGGACGATTAAATTTGAAAAGTTCATTGTTCCTTTAACTGATAATAACCCATTCGATGAAGGGGAATTTGTTAAAGTACTCCGAAAATCAGATTTCGAAAAGATCGGAGAGTTGATCAAAATGGTTAAAGGCGAAAGAGAGGAGCTAAGAAAAGAAATTAAAGATCTCAAAATTCTTTTAGAATCGCAGAGGAATTATATATCTTCATTTGAAAATTCGCAGAATGGATTAAAAAATAAAGAAAAGAGAAGCATACTGAAGGATTTGATTAAGCTATGAAACGTTTTTAGGTATAATAAAGATATCCTGAAAATAAGCACACTCATTTTTTATTGTTTAAATATCATTTTTTCCAAATCTGAATTCAATATGAAAATATTTTAAAGTTTGTTGTTTAATTATATAATAATTAAAAGCATATTCACACTAATAGGGCTGAATAAAAATGGAATTAACAGAAGAAGAATTTGATCGATTAATGAAATCTCAAGAATTAAAAGATTGGGATAACGCATTAAATAGACTTATAGATCATATAACGGATTTAATAACCAGACAAGTTCCTGATGAGGAAAAGGAAGCCATTGCAGAAGATATAATAACAGATATGCTAAGATGCAGCATTAACCTTTGTGATGGAATAAAAAAACATGAAAAGGATTGATAATATGGCCAATGAAAATATAAGAAAAGAATTTGAAGCTACAAAGGAATATAAGGAATGGTATAATTCATTTTTAGCTATTGTTGGATATATAACAGATGAAGATGTTAATGATGAAGACTTAGCAAGAGAACTTATGGAGGATCATTTAAATACAAGCCTCAAATTATCCAAAGGGCTGGAAAGGGTTCAGCTTAAACAACTAAATATAGAAGAATAACCCTTCAATTCTTTTAAAAGTTTTATTATGGCCACTGGATTTATATTAATGGAATTAGGTTCCATATCATGACAATAATCATGCATTAATAATAGAAAAAAACATACATATTTTCTATGCAATAAATCCACATCATTAATATTCAGGAGGACATTTTAAAGTCTTATACCTATTTTTTTTTATTTGAAACATTAAATGTACTTTTATTAATTTAGTATCATTATCTTCTATGCTTATTCTGAATTTTTGTAAAAATCTTTTGTATATCTATTAACTTTTATTAAATGTGAATGGAGTCACAAAACGTCAAAATAAGGTGAATACTGTCACAAAACACACAATAAGTATTTATACAACATAGTTACTATATACTAACGGCAGAATCAATTAAAGGTATAAAGAAGATGGATTAATTTAATGGATGAAGAACAAAGGGTTTCAACACCATATAGCTACGCCACCCGTCGTAAATTCCTCCTAAGAGCAAAACGGGACAGTTCAGCGGCAATCTAATGGCATTTAAAATTGTTGCTGAACACACTATTTTTTAGACTTTCTTATAAACTAAACTCAGGAAATAGTCAGGATTTAAGAGCCATTAAAGGTCCAAAAACATTATGATAATATATATCAAAATATAGTCGAAATAATAGGATTGCATAGTCTTAAATTACATATATTTTTAATTGGAAATCACTCATTACCATAATTTTTTATTGTTTGCCTAGAAAAGAATTAACATGAAATTATTTTATTTAATATTTGGAATATTAATACTAATTATACTTTTAGTTCTTGGCATAGCTATATATCAAACAACTCCAGATACTAATACAACACTGGCTAATAACAATGTTTCTACTGTTTTAAATAATTCAAATAATCCTAACAGTTCTTCATCAAGCAATTCGGGTATGGATTATGGCAGAGGTTATGATACAGGATACCAATACGGTGCAGATGATGCATATACTAATGATCAATATAATGATGATCCTTCAAGTACAAATGAGTCTGATAAATGGATAAAAGGATATAAAGATGGTTATAATCAAGGATACAATGATATAAAGAATTTTAAATCTTTGCAAAGGCCAAAGCTTTCAGATAATACATATGAAGACCCTAGAACCGGTATAAAAATCAAATAATCTATATAATTTTACTTGAAAAATAGAAAAAACTGTAAATAAGCTTATAGTCCCTTTTTCAAGTATAATTCAGTTTGACAATAATTCCTAAAGGTATCTGTTTAAAAGATGATTAGCAGCAGATCTGGAAATATTTCTAGTTGTAACAATATCTTCTTGAGTGTTAAATGATTGTGAACCAAAATATGAATTATAGATAATCAATGCAGGAATAGTAAATGAGATTATTATAAACATTATTAGTGCAACAATTATGGCGGTAATAAGGATATATTTACCATTTCTTCGGTCTTTCGGATTTTTTTTACCATATAAAATAATACCAATAATGATTGCAGCGATTGTCCCTATAAAGAATAAGGTATGGCCCAATTACCGCAAGAATATAACCTAATTTTATCAAACCATCATGTGGCTCTGGAATTCCAATATTAAAATCATGGCCACAATTAAGGCAAAAATTAGTATCAACTTTATTTTCTTCCCCACATTTAGGACAGTTATTCATCCAATCCATTGGATCCACTTCATCTACAACATGATTATCCAAATTCTGGACATATTTTAAAGATCCGCCACATTCACATTTACCAGAAAAATTATCCGGATTTTCTCCTTTTTGAAGCTCTTAATATCCTCCACATTTATTGCAAACAAGATAAGACATAAAATCACCGTATATTTGTTATTAATACATTAAAAATGTTTATAAGCTTTATAAACAGATTTGGGGGAAGTAAAAGAAATTAAGGTTAATCTAAATTAACAATAGTGGGAATTCAGGCAAAATAGTTAAAATAATTAATTAAATTTTTTCATGGTTTATTTAGAAAAGAATTAATATGCAAATAACCAATATAATATATGTAACAGTGTCATAATTGCAACAATTTAGGTCCCTATAATATTATAAAACTATTATAGCGGTGTTTAAAATGTGTAATAAATATTTGATACAATCAGGGGAAAATGGGAATATTTATGCATATATAAATGTGGAAAAGAATCAGATAACTTTTTCATTAGAAAATGAAAGCTATCCTGGTGATCCTGATCTTAATACTGGAGTATCTATGGATTTAACCAAATTTAAGGAAGTAGCTCAAAGAATACTGAATTTGGGAAATACTGACAAAAAACATTGAAGAGCCATAATAAATCCAAATTTTAACATTAAATAGAAAAAGAAGATTATTATGTCATAGATATGAGTATTATTAATTATTTTTTCGTTTATTTCTATTCCAATACTTTTAAATTCATCAGGGAATGAAAATTCAATAAAATTAAAAAAAATAAAAAGATTACTTGTATTTATAGTGTAAGCAGAGAGTTTTTATTTTTCAAGTAGTATTGCCATGCAGTAAGTTTGGTTTCTACCTCCCTAGTTTTGTCTGATGTTGGTTTGATTGTTCCACCTTGGTTAACACTAGTCCATGTATGTATTCTGACATAGTATTTATAACCCCATTTCCACCATAAGAATTTCTTGTATTTTTTCACGTTCCACATATCCATGGTTTTGTATTTTGTAGTAAACCATAACCATCCGCCTTTATAGAAGGTATTGGTGGTCTGTTGTCGGGTTTGGAATTCTACTCTTACATAAATATGGCCAGATTTAGGGCGTGTAACTTGCCAGGCAAGTCTCCGGTCATCCCAGATTTTTGTTAGTGAATACTAATAAGGAGAAGTATTCAAATCAGCTTAAATTATTTTCTTAAAAGTGTTTTAAATAGAAATAAAAAAAATAAGACTAACCGTATATGTCATTAAAGAACGATTAGTAAAAATAAATGCCTTTATATGGTGTAGTACAGTAATTTATATTTTTCCAGTACCATTCAACTGCACTTAAATTGGTCAATTTATAATTATTTATTGTATTTATATGAATTAAGCTATCATCGCTGTTAATGTAATAGCGATATGTTGTGACATAAAGAAGTATTCTAAGACCGCTCTTTCCTAATTTTTTTGTTTCCATTGTACTTGAAACCCATTTTTTTCCAAGCTTTTTTTTAATGTTCAAATTTACTTGAACCAGATCTTTATTATTAGCCTTATAAGTATTCCAGATTACTTTATTATTTCCATTGTTGGCAATTTTAGAACCTGAATCAATTTTAGTGTATTTTGTTGCAGTTACTGGTTCTAAAAGAGTTAAACCCATAGAAACTACAAATAATAAAACCAATACTCCAAAGAATTTTTTATTCACGTTTTCATCTCCTTATTTTTAGATTCAGTAGGGGGATGAACTGAATATTTTAAGTGAGTAATAACAAATTAATTTCGTTATTTATTATTGTCATTATTGGTATATATTTCTTACTAATAAGTTTATAATTATTATATTCGGCCGATTTATGTTATATGG includes:
- a CDS encoding peptidylprolyl isomerase, giving the protein MAIKEGDFIRLDYTGKVKETGDIFDTTSEEVAEEAGLKTENKTYGPIPIAVGVGHVLKGLDSGLTGMEAGEKKTIEVKPEDAFGARDPKAIQLIPMSEFKRQNVRPQVGMNITLEGHNGKIRSISGGRVTVDFNHELAGKTLVYDVEVKEIIEDDLEKVYGIIELQYPNPNIAPKDHEVKIEDGKVMIYLNEMAKFDNQITYAKFRIARDIWDNMGINRVEFVDVFEKKVAEEETEAEEE
- a CDS encoding ATP-binding protein codes for the protein MLQRALCNLKLVINEFNAEVTYDDLPYVIADPNQMVRVFQNLISNAIKFKKPHFPSRIHISARRENNEYVFSVEDNGIGMETEYTDKIFEVFKRLHPIGEYEGTGIGLAIVKRIIESHGGQIWVESELEKGSIFYFTLPVKLSKRSIPGKYA